One Pantoea trifolii DNA segment encodes these proteins:
- a CDS encoding ABC transporter permease, whose product MPDFSRLRPSSSQGWLAWVLLAFIVFFSAASDQFLTVQNLLDLAESYAVTGIFALGLFVVLVTGGIDISFAAVASVVQYLIASLFVQFQFDNALLSILLAVVCGTLFGVINALLITSLRVVSIIITISMQSLLFGLLMWVTGGKSLYSLPDWWITLRSVLPFNWQGNSFQIGLPLVTMLVIAGLTALLLNKTNLGRQLYAVGGDAESARRIGIRVGLIHIFAYGWLGAMAAIGGLVQVYRMGEVVPNALVGGELDVLAATVLGGASLMGGKGTVSGTLMGVFLIAILKNGLNLIGVSNYFMNIVVGGVIMVAIAVTHYKKRKETDVSFV is encoded by the coding sequence ATGCCTGATTTTTCTCGTTTACGTCCGAGCTCCAGCCAGGGCTGGCTTGCCTGGGTTTTGCTGGCGTTCATCGTGTTTTTCTCTGCCGCCAGCGACCAGTTCCTGACGGTGCAAAACCTGCTGGATCTGGCGGAAAGCTACGCCGTGACCGGCATCTTCGCCCTCGGCCTGTTTGTGGTGCTGGTGACCGGCGGCATCGATATCTCCTTTGCTGCGGTGGCGTCGGTGGTGCAATACCTGATCGCCTCGCTGTTTGTGCAGTTCCAGTTTGATAACGCCCTGCTCAGCATTCTGCTGGCGGTGGTGTGCGGCACGCTGTTTGGCGTAATCAACGCCCTGCTGATTACCTCGCTGCGCGTGGTTTCGATCATCATCACCATCAGCATGCAGTCGCTGCTGTTTGGCCTGTTGATGTGGGTAACCGGCGGCAAAAGCCTCTATTCGCTGCCGGACTGGTGGATCACGCTGCGCAGCGTGCTGCCCTTCAACTGGCAAGGCAACAGCTTCCAGATTGGATTGCCGCTGGTGACCATGCTGGTGATTGCCGGACTCACCGCGCTGCTGCTGAACAAAACCAATCTTGGCCGCCAGCTGTATGCGGTAGGCGGCGATGCGGAATCGGCGCGCCGTATCGGTATTCGCGTGGGTCTTATCCACATCTTCGCCTACGGCTGGCTGGGTGCGATGGCGGCGATTGGCGGCTTAGTGCAGGTCTATCGCATGGGTGAAGTGGTGCCGAATGCGCTGGTTGGCGGCGAGCTGGATGTGCTGGCGGCCACGGTGCTGGGCGGTGCCAGCCTGATGGGCGGCAAAGGCACGGTGAGCGGCACCTTAATGGGCGTGTTCCTCATCGCCATTCTGAAGAACGGCCTCAACCTGATTGGCGTCTCCAACTACTTCATGAACATCGTGGTGGGCGGCGTGATCATGGTGGCCATCGCCGTGACTCACTACAAAAAACGTAAAGAAACTGATGTCAGTTTCGTCTAA
- a CDS encoding sugar ABC transporter ATP-binding protein gives MKEVIPQTLIALDNLSKTFGGNRALSDISLTLLAGEVHCLAGTNGCGKSTLIKVISGVHAPDSGSRITLGEGPSFPRLTTRQARDFGIQVIYQDLSLFPNLSVAENIAFEHNLSSLLGWHRKAKLRESAQRIIDELKFDLDLDEKVASLSIAARQQVAICRALVADARLVIMDEPTASLTRTEVNQLLRTVRYLKDKNICVVFVSHRLDEVLEISDRVTVIRDGRKMGCWPAKAMTPHHLTELMTGLKLDYQLKTPTRNDDRLILEVEKLTRAGQYHDVNFKLYQGEVLGLCGLLGSGRTELALSLFGMTKPDSGKIWLDSKPVRFRGHEDAIKAGIGYVSEDRLTLGLVQQQSVADNMVLPILDKLQNRFHLIDEYRKNKLILQWIQQLGVRVADPNLAISTLSGGNQQKIVLAKWVLTQPRILILDSPTVGVDVGAKASIYQLIHLLAKEGLSIILISDEVPEVWYNCDRILHFRDGTVHAEYQPDTVEQQQLAEVINA, from the coding sequence ATGAAAGAGGTGATCCCACAGACGCTGATTGCGCTCGACAACCTGTCGAAAACATTTGGTGGCAACCGCGCACTGAGCGATATCTCGCTGACCTTACTGGCTGGCGAAGTGCACTGTCTCGCTGGCACCAACGGCTGTGGCAAGAGCACCTTAATCAAAGTCATTTCCGGGGTGCACGCCCCGGATAGCGGCAGCCGCATTACGCTGGGCGAAGGCCCAAGCTTCCCGCGTCTGACCACACGTCAGGCGCGTGACTTCGGCATCCAGGTGATTTATCAGGATCTGTCGCTGTTCCCCAATCTCAGCGTGGCGGAAAACATCGCCTTCGAGCACAACCTGAGTAGCCTGCTCGGCTGGCACCGCAAAGCCAAACTGCGTGAATCGGCGCAGCGCATCATTGATGAGCTGAAGTTTGACCTCGACCTCGATGAAAAAGTGGCATCGCTGTCGATTGCCGCCCGCCAGCAGGTCGCGATTTGCCGTGCGCTGGTCGCCGATGCGCGGCTGGTGATCATGGATGAGCCGACTGCTTCATTGACGCGCACCGAAGTGAATCAGCTGCTGCGCACCGTGCGTTACCTCAAAGACAAAAACATCTGCGTGGTGTTTGTCAGCCATCGTCTGGATGAAGTGCTGGAGATTTCGGATCGCGTGACGGTGATCCGCGACGGCCGCAAAATGGGCTGCTGGCCCGCCAAAGCGATGACGCCGCACCATCTGACCGAACTGATGACCGGCCTGAAACTCGACTATCAGCTAAAAACGCCGACGCGCAATGACGATCGCCTGATCCTCGAAGTCGAAAAGCTGACGCGCGCCGGACAATATCACGACGTTAATTTCAAACTCTATCAGGGCGAAGTGCTGGGCCTGTGCGGCCTGCTGGGATCTGGGCGCACCGAACTGGCACTGTCGCTGTTTGGCATGACCAAGCCCGACAGCGGCAAGATCTGGCTCGACAGCAAACCGGTGCGCTTCCGTGGACACGAGGACGCGATCAAAGCGGGTATCGGTTATGTCTCTGAAGATCGCTTAACGCTGGGTTTGGTGCAGCAGCAATCGGTGGCCGACAACATGGTGCTGCCGATCCTCGACAAACTGCAAAACCGTTTCCACCTGATTGACGAATACCGCAAGAATAAGCTGATCCTGCAGTGGATTCAGCAGCTTGGCGTGCGCGTCGCCGATCCCAATCTGGCGATCTCCACGCTCTCCGGCGGCAACCAGCAGAAAATCGTGCTGGCGAAATGGGTGCTGACCCAGCCGCGCATCCTGATCCTCGATTCGCCCACGGTTGGCGTGGATGTCGGCGCTAAAGCCAGCATCTATCAGCTGATTCATCTGCTGGCGAAGGAAGGTTTGTCGATCATCCTGATTTCCGACGAAGTGCCCGAGGTTTGGTACAACTGCGACCGCATCCTGCACTTCCGTGATGGCACCGTTCATGCCGAATACCAACCCGATACCGTTGAGCAACAGCAGCTGGCGGAGGTGATCAATGCCTGA
- a CDS encoding ribokinase, with amino-acid sequence MKGKVCVFGSFNLDVVAVMNRFPMPGESLTAHTSMMGPGGKGANQATAALRAGARVHYIGKIGNDDFGMFARRHLEKTGFDAITLFTCKEKPTGNALIYVAGDDAENMISVYPGANTTVTAAEVTRCQPTIAAADILLVQLENNLSAIQRMIDNARAGGTFVIMNPAPWQKVTDALLAKVDLLTPNSTEAMQLTGVKVTDFPSAQQAAEKLHRKGARQVIITLGVSGALLSVAGQPPLRIPLFPAQPLDTTGAGDAFNGALAARLASGDELPQAALFASAYASLCVERSGAAHSMPSYAEALARLQAYPQCVPEALGELV; translated from the coding sequence ATGAAAGGAAAAGTGTGTGTGTTTGGCTCGTTCAACCTCGACGTGGTCGCGGTGATGAACCGCTTTCCGATGCCGGGCGAATCGCTCACCGCCCATACCAGCATGATGGGACCGGGCGGCAAAGGTGCCAATCAAGCCACGGCCGCGCTGCGTGCTGGGGCACGCGTGCACTATATCGGAAAGATTGGTAATGATGACTTCGGCATGTTTGCGCGTCGTCATCTGGAAAAGACCGGTTTCGATGCTATCACCTTGTTTACCTGCAAGGAGAAACCCACCGGCAATGCGCTGATTTACGTTGCCGGTGACGATGCCGAGAACATGATTTCGGTCTATCCCGGCGCAAACACCACGGTAACTGCCGCCGAAGTGACGCGCTGCCAACCCACCATTGCCGCCGCCGATATTTTGCTGGTGCAGCTGGAGAATAATCTCAGCGCCATCCAGCGCATGATCGACAACGCGCGCGCTGGCGGCACCTTTGTAATTATGAATCCCGCACCGTGGCAGAAAGTTACTGATGCGCTGCTGGCGAAAGTGGACTTGTTGACGCCGAACAGCACCGAAGCGATGCAGCTAACCGGCGTGAAAGTCACCGACTTCCCCAGCGCGCAGCAAGCGGCAGAAAAGCTGCACCGCAAAGGCGCGCGTCAGGTGATTATTACCTTGGGGGTGTCCGGCGCGTTGCTTTCGGTAGCCGGGCAGCCGCCGCTGCGTATTCCGCTCTTCCCGGCGCAGCCGCTGGATACCACCGGCGCAGGCGATGCGTTTAACGGCGCACTGGCGGCGCGGCTGGCTTCTGGCGATGAACTGCCGCAGGCAGCGCTATTTGCTTCAGCTTACGCTTCGCTGTGCGTGGAACGCTCCGGTGCGGCTCACTCGATGCCCTCTTACGCCGAAGCGCTGGCGCGGTTGCAGGCGTATCCGCAGTGCGTGCCGGAAGCGTTGGGTGAGTTGGTATAA
- the alsK gene encoding allose kinase yields MKKCWLGIDIGGTGTRLQLMEAGRVWSSFRKVPTASWAQQPDALSALGELISETLEQQPVSGVMLGLPGILSRDRQQVISLPFIQALDQQPVAALLTERLGVPVAMDKDVNHLMLWDLLQLEQLPDSAVGLYPGTGMGNSLWINGQFYHGQHGGAGELGHVPVAGNDLPCPCGNRGCAETVTSGHWLSRWASANVPETNMSALFSQHREHPELQAFVQRLAQLIATEMNILDPEYLILGGGVLAMADFPLAQLRSQIQQHLRPPATRDGLKIVFSQSTDHTGCRGACLAAERLFRSA; encoded by the coding sequence ATGAAAAAATGCTGGCTCGGTATCGACATTGGCGGCACCGGCACACGTCTGCAGCTGATGGAAGCAGGCCGCGTTTGGTCAAGCTTCCGTAAAGTGCCGACGGCCAGCTGGGCGCAGCAACCTGATGCGCTGAGCGCGTTGGGCGAGTTAATCAGTGAAACGCTGGAGCAGCAGCCGGTGAGCGGCGTGATGCTCGGATTACCCGGCATTCTCAGCCGCGACCGCCAGCAGGTGATCTCGCTGCCGTTTATCCAGGCGCTGGATCAACAACCGGTTGCCGCGCTGCTCACCGAGCGTCTTGGCGTGCCGGTAGCGATGGACAAAGATGTTAACCATCTGATGCTGTGGGATTTGTTGCAGCTGGAGCAGTTGCCGGACAGCGCGGTGGGTTTGTATCCCGGCACCGGCATGGGCAACAGCTTGTGGATCAACGGTCAGTTTTATCATGGTCAGCACGGCGGCGCGGGTGAGCTTGGCCATGTGCCCGTTGCCGGCAACGATCTGCCCTGCCCGTGCGGCAATCGTGGCTGTGCGGAAACCGTCACTTCCGGCCACTGGCTAAGCCGCTGGGCGAGCGCCAACGTGCCGGAGACCAACATGTCGGCGCTGTTTAGCCAGCATCGTGAGCATCCGGAGCTGCAGGCTTTTGTGCAGCGTCTGGCGCAGTTGATTGCCACCGAGATGAACATCCTCGATCCGGAATACCTGATTCTCGGCGGCGGCGTGCTGGCGATGGCGGACTTTCCGCTGGCGCAGTTGCGCAGCCAGATTCAGCAGCATCTTCGTCCACCCGCCACGCGCGACGGTTTGAAGATCGTGTTTAGCCAATCCACCGATCACACCGGTTGTCGCGGTGCCTGTTTAGCCGCCGAACGTCTGTTCAGGAGTGCATGA
- the ampH gene encoding D-alanyl-D-alanine-carboxypeptidase/endopeptidase AmpH, with translation MKKRTPFLLALMVSVLPLKSMAQSSPDPLLASQIVDRYAEHIFYGSGATGMALVAIDGNQRVFASFGDTRPGNNVRPQPDSVIRIASLSKLMTSEVMVKMAERGQLRLDDPLSKYAPPGARVPSYNGQPIRLINLSTHTSGLPREQPGGKPHRPVFVWPTKSDRWQWLSGAALKAAPGTNAAYSNLGFDLLSDALAKAAGMPYPALFQQLITRPLGMKDTTFTPSPDQCQRLMIAEKGASPCNNTLAAIGSGGVYSTPDDMGRWMQQFLNSAVNHRTPQIDRLQTLIYRRDQLTKVEGMDVPGRADALGMGWVYMGPKEGRPGIIQKTGGGGGFITYMAMVPQHNIGVFVVVTRSPLTRFTPMSDGVNNMLTELVANQSGSPMTVQAIR, from the coding sequence TTGAAAAAACGTACTCCTTTTTTACTGGCCTTAATGGTTTCAGTGCTTCCATTAAAAAGCATGGCGCAGTCATCGCCCGATCCACTGTTGGCATCGCAAATTGTTGATCGTTACGCTGAGCACATTTTCTATGGCAGCGGCGCAACCGGCATGGCGCTGGTAGCGATTGACGGCAATCAGCGGGTTTTCGCCAGCTTTGGTGATACGCGCCCCGGCAACAACGTGCGTCCGCAGCCCGATTCGGTGATTCGTATTGCCTCGCTCAGCAAGCTGATGACCAGCGAAGTGATGGTGAAGATGGCCGAGCGCGGTCAGCTGCGTCTTGACGATCCGCTGAGCAAATACGCGCCGCCTGGCGCGCGCGTGCCAAGCTATAACGGCCAGCCGATTCGCCTGATTAACCTCTCCACGCATACCAGCGGCCTGCCGCGCGAGCAGCCCGGCGGTAAACCGCATCGTCCGGTGTTTGTCTGGCCAACCAAGTCCGATCGCTGGCAATGGCTGAGCGGCGCCGCATTAAAGGCCGCGCCGGGCACCAATGCCGCCTATTCCAACCTGGGCTTTGATCTGCTGAGCGATGCACTCGCCAAAGCGGCGGGCATGCCGTATCCGGCGCTGTTTCAACAGTTGATAACGCGTCCGTTGGGCATGAAAGACACCACTTTCACGCCGTCACCGGATCAGTGTCAGCGCCTGATGATTGCGGAGAAAGGCGCCAGTCCGTGTAACAACACGCTGGCGGCTATCGGCAGCGGCGGCGTTTACTCAACGCCAGACGATATGGGCCGCTGGATGCAGCAGTTCCTCAACTCGGCGGTGAATCACCGCACGCCGCAAATCGATCGCCTGCAAACGCTGATCTACCGCCGCGACCAGTTGACCAAAGTCGAAGGCATGGATGTGCCGGGTCGCGCCGATGCGCTGGGCATGGGTTGGGTGTATATGGGGCCGAAGGAAGGTCGTCCGGGAATTATTCAGAAAACCGGCGGCGGCGGCGGTTTCATTACCTATATGGCGATGGTGCCGCAGCACAACATTGGTGTGTTTGTGGTGGTGACGCGCTCGCCGTTAACGCGTTTCACCCCGATGAGCGATGGCGTGAATAATATGCTGACGGAATTGGTGGCCAATCAGTCGGGTTCACCGATGACGGTGCAAGCGATTCGTTAA
- a CDS encoding substrate-binding domain-containing protein yields MKKHLIACSLLALFAASGAHAADKLRMGIVVKIGGIPWFNAMEAGIKSEAAKRGIDAWMVGPTAADPALQVRAIEDLIAQKVDIIGVVPNDPKVLEPVLKRARDAGIEVITHESPDQKGANWDFELVDAPTHGINHMKALAKCMHEEGKYAMYVGSLTVPLHQQWTDAALNYQKEHYPKMQMVTDKFGVGESLDDSIRTTNELMSKYPDLKGIMAFGSQGPIGAGRAVMNRNKIDQVCVIGAFSPGQGASLVQRGAIKGGYIWNPQTAGEVFVRIADMMQKKEPITDGMTIEGLGKVKVDEATHTILGNNTESLDKENLPKLVKMGL; encoded by the coding sequence ATGAAAAAACATCTTATCGCCTGTTCTCTGCTCGCCCTGTTTGCCGCCTCCGGCGCGCACGCTGCTGACAAATTACGCATGGGCATCGTGGTGAAAATTGGCGGTATTCCGTGGTTCAACGCCATGGAAGCGGGCATCAAGAGTGAAGCGGCGAAACGCGGCATTGACGCGTGGATGGTGGGCCCAACGGCGGCCGATCCGGCTCTGCAGGTGCGTGCTATCGAAGATTTGATTGCCCAGAAGGTCGACATCATTGGCGTGGTGCCGAATGACCCGAAGGTGCTGGAGCCGGTGCTGAAGCGCGCCCGTGATGCTGGCATTGAAGTCATCACCCACGAATCGCCGGATCAGAAAGGCGCTAACTGGGACTTCGAACTGGTGGATGCGCCGACGCACGGCATCAACCATATGAAAGCGCTGGCGAAATGCATGCATGAAGAGGGCAAATACGCCATGTACGTCGGCAGCCTGACCGTGCCATTGCATCAGCAGTGGACCGATGCGGCGTTGAATTACCAGAAAGAACACTATCCGAAGATGCAGATGGTCACCGACAAGTTTGGCGTCGGCGAATCGCTGGATGACTCGATTCGTACCACCAATGAGCTGATGTCCAAATACCCGGATTTGAAAGGGATTATGGCCTTTGGTTCACAAGGTCCGATTGGCGCCGGTCGTGCGGTGATGAACCGTAACAAAATTGATCAGGTGTGCGTGATTGGTGCCTTCAGTCCTGGCCAGGGCGCATCGCTGGTGCAGCGCGGCGCAATCAAAGGCGGCTACATCTGGAACCCGCAGACCGCTGGCGAAGTGTTCGTGCGCATCGCCGACATGATGCAGAAGAAAGAGCCAATCACCGACGGAATGACCATCGAGGGTTTAGGCAAAGTGAAAGTTGACGAGGCGACCCACACCATCCTCGGCAACAACACCGAAAGCCTGGACAAAGAGAACCTGCCAAAACTGGTGAAAATGGGGCTGTAA
- a CDS encoding ABC transporter permease: MKSLSALRPDGTNIGLMLLIALALATFTIMLPGRFLTDSTFMSMAFQLPELGLLTLAMFIAILSGGLNLAIIATANLTALFIAWTLMRALPADAGTGMQLLWLFIAIIGAMLIAALIGVITGVMVTRIGAHPILVTLATMMTLNGIGIWLTKGAAVSGMPSVVQALGSNTLLGVPLPLWVFLIAAALLALFLGKTRAGKCIYMGGSNINATWFSGINTHRMVILVYVISSLLCVLAGLIMMARFNSARMGYGDAYLLLTVLAIILGGTDPNGGFGRVTGVVLALIALQVLSTGFNLMNISQHVSLAMWGAVLIVVLAFKQFKTRFNEHRAVKLSKLAAALNPLTEKKEV, encoded by the coding sequence ATGAAATCACTCTCTGCTCTGCGTCCGGACGGCACCAATATCGGCCTGATGCTGCTCATTGCGCTGGCGCTGGCGACCTTCACCATCATGCTACCGGGCCGCTTTCTCACGGATTCGACCTTTATGAGCATGGCGTTCCAGTTGCCTGAGCTCGGCTTGCTGACGCTGGCGATGTTTATCGCCATTCTCAGCGGCGGACTGAATCTGGCGATCATCGCCACCGCTAATCTGACGGCGCTGTTTATCGCCTGGACGCTGATGCGCGCCCTGCCCGCCGATGCGGGAACCGGTATGCAACTGTTGTGGCTGTTCATCGCCATCATCGGCGCGATGCTGATTGCCGCGCTGATTGGCGTGATTACCGGCGTGATGGTAACGCGCATCGGAGCGCACCCGATTCTGGTGACGCTGGCGACCATGATGACGCTGAACGGTATCGGCATCTGGCTCACCAAAGGTGCGGCGGTCAGCGGCATGCCGTCGGTGGTGCAGGCGCTCGGTTCCAACACGCTGCTTGGTGTTCCGCTGCCGCTGTGGGTGTTCCTGATTGCCGCCGCGCTGCTAGCGCTGTTCCTCGGCAAAACCCGCGCCGGTAAATGCATCTATATGGGCGGCAGCAACATCAACGCCACCTGGTTTAGCGGCATCAACACCCATCGCATGGTGATTCTGGTGTACGTCATCTCCAGCCTGCTGTGCGTGTTGGCTGGCTTGATCATGATGGCACGCTTCAACTCGGCGCGTATGGGTTACGGCGATGCGTATCTGCTGCTGACGGTGCTGGCGATCATCCTTGGCGGCACCGATCCCAACGGCGGCTTTGGTCGCGTCACCGGCGTGGTGCTGGCGCTGATCGCGCTGCAAGTGCTCTCCACCGGCTTCAACCTGATGAACATCAGCCAGCACGTCAGCCTGGCGATGTGGGGCGCGGTACTGATTGTGGTGCTGGCCTTCAAACAATTCAAAACCCGCTTTAACGAACATCGTGCCGTCAAACTCAGCAAGCTGGCCGCGGCGCTTAACCCTTTGACCGAAAAAAAGGAAGTATGA
- a CDS encoding DeoR/GlpR family DNA-binding transcription regulator yields MLPIERQQRIIDELNVNGRVIVAELVTLCQVSQETIRRDLTQLEKRGLLQRSHGGAVPAKRQAANIQGNTRGVNEYELSFRQRINEHVDAKMAIAKRALDFISPGDCLLLDSSTTCWYLARQLPDIELTVLTNSIRIVQTLAARGSIRTICLGGEYSDRYEDFHGVVAEQPLREFQINKIFFSCSSLGNDGYLREGNENNAHLKQQMLLAAERKHLLLDGSKFLRPSFARICHYRDVDFLITDQLKDKELEQELAWNGVNIIDCSQRSHSMQLIKN; encoded by the coding sequence ATGTTGCCGATTGAAAGACAGCAGCGAATTATTGACGAATTAAATGTAAATGGTCGGGTCATTGTCGCTGAATTAGTCACGTTATGTCAGGTTTCACAAGAAACCATTCGGCGTGATTTAACTCAGCTGGAGAAACGTGGTCTGTTACAACGCAGTCACGGTGGTGCGGTACCAGCAAAACGACAGGCCGCTAACATTCAGGGGAATACAAGAGGCGTTAACGAGTATGAATTATCTTTCCGCCAGAGAATAAATGAACACGTTGATGCCAAGATGGCGATTGCCAAACGCGCACTCGATTTCATTAGCCCCGGCGATTGTCTATTACTCGATAGCAGCACCACTTGCTGGTATTTAGCGCGACAGCTGCCAGATATTGAATTAACGGTATTAACCAATTCCATCAGGATTGTGCAAACCCTTGCGGCGCGCGGCAGCATCCGCACCATCTGTCTGGGGGGAGAATATTCTGACCGTTATGAAGATTTCCACGGCGTGGTCGCCGAGCAACCGCTCAGGGAATTTCAGATCAATAAGATCTTTTTTTCCTGTAGCAGTTTAGGCAATGACGGTTATTTACGCGAAGGTAACGAAAACAACGCACATTTAAAACAGCAAATGTTATTAGCAGCGGAAAGAAAACATCTGTTGCTGGACGGAAGTAAATTCCTGCGGCCCTCATTCGCGCGTATTTGTCATTATCGCGATGTGGACTTTCTCATTACTGACCAATTAAAAGACAAAGAGCTGGAACAAGAATTAGCGTGGAACGGCGTCAATATTATTGATTGCTCCCAGCGCAGCCATTCTATGCAGCTAATAAAAAATTAA
- a CDS encoding DUF1176 domain-containing protein, producing MSYWMKLLLLLPFLFVACVQAQPLQKSFSDWQLTCNNAAFCVARSFPGDNGLVMTISRHAGVNDRPLLRIDYGSAYSGELPGGPLKDNLLLDQRRLTPDLKHWTVEPHHLATSNAIAIDEFLAQTLDAQNLQLTYKANATIPLSGMKAALLLMDDVQGRVNGASAWVKRGDRVQWDVPPQPALPALPAPLPPPPPLTQEETSGLIDFGTWRVNTDNCSLDPLRREVSVSPLTDSKALLLISCETGAYNVIDLAFEVTRDAPYVSRGLSLTLPFTPASRSDNQLELVNAEFDASHGLLYTFSKGRGLGDCGVATRWQYDGNEFVLAEYAEEKTCDAWHSSEDWPTLWVTESQNPVQSR from the coding sequence ATGTCGTATTGGATGAAGTTACTGCTTTTATTGCCCTTTCTTTTTGTCGCGTGCGTACAGGCTCAGCCACTGCAAAAGTCATTTTCTGACTGGCAACTGACCTGTAACAATGCGGCTTTTTGCGTGGCACGCAGTTTTCCCGGTGACAACGGCTTAGTGATGACGATTTCACGTCATGCTGGCGTCAACGATCGCCCCTTACTGCGCATCGATTACGGCAGCGCCTACAGCGGTGAGCTGCCTGGCGGCCCGCTCAAGGATAATTTGCTGCTCGATCAACGCCGTCTGACGCCGGATCTCAAACACTGGACGGTGGAGCCGCATCATCTGGCGACCAGCAATGCTATCGCCATCGACGAGTTCCTGGCGCAGACGCTGGATGCGCAGAATCTGCAATTGACCTACAAAGCCAACGCCACCATTCCGCTCAGCGGCATGAAGGCAGCGTTATTGTTGATGGATGACGTGCAGGGCCGCGTCAACGGTGCCAGCGCCTGGGTGAAGCGTGGCGACCGCGTGCAGTGGGATGTGCCGCCGCAACCCGCGTTGCCGGCGTTACCCGCGCCGTTACCGCCGCCGCCGCCGCTGACGCAGGAAGAGACCAGCGGTTTGATTGATTTTGGTACCTGGCGGGTGAATACCGATAACTGCTCGCTCGATCCGCTGCGGCGTGAAGTGAGCGTTTCACCGCTGACCGACAGCAAAGCGCTGCTGCTGATCAGCTGTGAAACCGGTGCTTACAACGTTATCGATCTGGCATTTGAAGTGACGCGTGATGCGCCTTATGTGTCGCGTGGCTTGAGCTTAACGTTGCCGTTCACCCCAGCATCACGCAGCGATAATCAGCTGGAGTTGGTGAACGCCGAATTCGATGCCAGCCATGGATTGCTTTACACCTTCAGTAAAGGACGTGGATTGGGGGATTGCGGCGTGGCGACGCGCTGGCAATATGACGGCAACGAATTTGTGCTGGCGGAGTATGCGGAAGAGAAGACCTGCGATGCGTGGCACAGCAGTGAAGATTGGCCAACGTTGTGGGTTACCGAATCGCAGAACCCGGTGCAGTCGCGTTAA
- the alsE gene encoding D-allulose 6-phosphate 3-epimerase: protein MRIQVSPSLMCMNLMEIKHQLAVLDSRADFLHIDIMDGHYVKNITLSPFFIEQIRPFTKVALDVHLMVEQPTDFIEVIAKAGADYICPHAETINRDAFRVINMIRSFGKKVGVVLNPATPVSFIHHYIHLVDKITVMTVDPGYAGQPFIPEMVLKVQELKALKQANGYQYLIEIDGSCNTRTYNTLVGAGAEVLIVGTSGLFNIHDDLETAWNMMRESIDEAQGLAQVSA, encoded by the coding sequence ATGCGTATTCAAGTCTCCCCGTCGTTGATGTGTATGAATCTGATGGAGATCAAGCACCAGCTCGCCGTGCTGGACTCCCGCGCCGACTTCCTGCACATCGATATTATGGATGGTCACTACGTGAAAAATATCACGCTGTCGCCGTTCTTTATTGAGCAGATTCGCCCGTTCACCAAAGTGGCGCTGGATGTGCATTTGATGGTCGAGCAACCCACCGATTTCATTGAAGTGATTGCCAAAGCCGGCGCGGATTACATCTGCCCTCACGCCGAAACCATCAATCGCGATGCATTCCGCGTGATCAACATGATCCGCAGCTTCGGCAAGAAAGTTGGCGTGGTGCTCAACCCCGCGACGCCGGTCTCCTTTATCCATCACTACATTCATCTGGTGGATAAGATCACCGTGATGACTGTGGATCCGGGCTATGCCGGACAACCGTTTATTCCGGAAATGGTGCTGAAGGTCCAGGAGCTGAAAGCGCTGAAGCAGGCCAACGGCTATCAATACCTGATTGAGATCGACGGTTCCTGTAACACCCGCACTTACAACACGCTGGTTGGCGCGGGCGCAGAAGTGCTAATTGTTGGTACTTCCGGTTTGTTCAATATTCACGACGATCTGGAAACCGCCTGGAATATGATGCGCGAAAGCATTGATGAGGCTCAGGGATTGGCGCAGGTATCCGCATGA